One Paraburkholderia kururiensis DNA window includes the following coding sequences:
- a CDS encoding MFS transporter, producing MPTDSARPRSEFATTLRIIPVVFFTFLCYLTIGIPLAVLPGYVHDDLGFSTILAGAAISVQYFATLASRPLAGRSADTLGPKKTVSIGLIGCGTSGALLLLAVLAGHWPAVSLTLLVLSRLVLGFGESLVGTGAILWGIGRVGTTNNARVISWNGIATYGALALGAPLGVAISHTVGFWSLGVVVIALAALGYTLARPMTTVPIVHGERMSYRSVFTRVLPHGLGLALGSAGFGSIATFITLFYAAKHWPNAALSLTVFGTLFIGARLLFANTIKTYGGFRVAIVSFSCECLGLLLLWLAPVPHVALVGAALTGFGFALIFPALGVEAVALVPPASRGAALSAYSVFLDLSLGVTGPLAGYVAGEFGYATVYLFAALAAAGGVALAAMLNSRNAKVPNAPAAT from the coding sequence ATGCCCACCGATTCAGCGCGTCCTCGCAGCGAGTTTGCCACGACCCTGCGGATCATTCCGGTCGTCTTCTTCACGTTCCTCTGCTACCTGACCATCGGCATTCCGCTCGCGGTGCTGCCGGGCTACGTGCACGACGACCTCGGGTTCAGCACGATCCTCGCGGGCGCGGCCATCAGCGTCCAGTACTTCGCGACGCTCGCGTCGCGGCCGCTCGCCGGCCGGTCGGCCGACACGCTGGGGCCGAAGAAGACGGTGTCGATCGGGCTGATCGGCTGCGGCACGAGCGGCGCGCTCCTGCTGCTCGCCGTGCTCGCGGGACACTGGCCCGCGGTCAGCCTCACGCTGCTCGTCTTGAGCCGCCTCGTGCTCGGCTTCGGCGAAAGCCTGGTGGGCACGGGCGCGATTCTCTGGGGCATCGGGCGCGTGGGCACGACCAACAACGCGCGCGTGATTTCGTGGAACGGCATCGCCACCTACGGCGCGCTGGCGCTCGGTGCCCCGCTCGGCGTGGCCATCTCGCACACGGTGGGGTTCTGGTCGCTCGGCGTCGTGGTAATCGCGCTGGCGGCACTCGGCTACACGCTGGCCCGGCCGATGACAACCGTGCCCATCGTGCACGGCGAGCGCATGTCGTACCGCAGCGTCTTCACGCGCGTGCTGCCGCACGGCCTGGGGCTCGCGCTCGGGTCGGCGGGCTTCGGCTCCATCGCCACCTTCATCACGCTCTTCTACGCCGCGAAGCATTGGCCGAACGCGGCGCTTTCGCTCACGGTGTTCGGCACGCTCTTCATCGGCGCGCGGCTGCTGTTCGCGAACACCATCAAGACTTATGGCGGCTTTCGCGTCGCCATCGTCTCGTTCTCGTGCGAGTGCCTCGGACTTCTGCTGCTATGGCTCGCACCCGTGCCGCACGTGGCGCTCGTGGGCGCCGCGCTGACGGGCTTCGGCTTCGCGCTGATCTTTCCGGCGCTCGGCGTGGAAGCCGTGGCGCTCGTGCCGCCCGCGAGCCGCGGCGCCGCGCTCTCGGCGTATTCGGTGTTTCTCGATCTCTCGCTCGGCGTGACGGGTCCGCTCGCGGGCTACGTGGCGGGCGAGTTCGGCTATGCGACGGTGTATCTGTTCGCGGCGCTCGCAGCCGCCGGCGGCGTGGCACTGGCGGCGATGCTCAACTCGCGCAACGCCAAGGTGCCGAACGCGCCGGCTGCCACCTGA
- the xdhA gene encoding xanthine dehydrogenase small subunit gives MSQPIRFYHRNAVREVSDAPVTRTVLQYLREDARCTGTKEGCAEGDCGACTVVIGEPDGAGGVAFKAVNACIQFLPTLDGKALFTVEDLRQPDGSLHPVQQAMVDCHGSQCGFCTPGFVMSMWALYEKHGHEHAEHASCAAGCAQTTVPTRDEIANALTGNLCRCTGYRPIIEAAERMFDADPPKAPVDTAALARTLASIARTETFEYEHAGQRFDAPRTVDALAQIKAARPEARILAGSTDIGLWVTKQMRELGDVVYVGQVGEMQRIAVSDEWIAIGAGATVESAYAELAKHYPELTEMWQRFASLPIRNAGTLGGNVANGSPIGDSMPGLIALGARVVLRGGSVTRELPLEDLYLAYQKKDMAPHEFVAALKVPTRTGARRNLRFRTYKLSKRFDSDISAVCAAFAFIADGDTIREPRVAFGGMAATPKRAVRVEHVLADAQWHEATAQAAMLALAEDYAPLTDMRATSDYRLEAAKNTLYRFWLETRPHDPLPREALDVRAVTAESAAG, from the coding sequence ATGAGCCAGCCGATCCGCTTCTATCACCGCAACGCCGTTCGCGAAGTCAGCGACGCGCCGGTCACCCGCACCGTTCTCCAGTACCTGCGCGAAGACGCGCGCTGCACCGGCACCAAGGAAGGCTGCGCCGAGGGTGACTGCGGCGCCTGCACGGTCGTAATCGGCGAGCCGGACGGCGCGGGCGGCGTGGCCTTCAAGGCGGTTAACGCGTGCATCCAGTTTCTGCCCACGCTCGACGGCAAGGCGCTCTTCACCGTGGAAGACCTGCGCCAGCCCGACGGCTCGCTGCACCCCGTGCAGCAGGCAATGGTGGATTGCCACGGCTCGCAATGCGGCTTCTGCACGCCGGGCTTCGTCATGTCGATGTGGGCGCTTTACGAGAAGCACGGTCACGAGCACGCCGAGCACGCGTCGTGTGCCGCGGGATGCGCGCAGACCACCGTGCCCACGCGCGACGAAATCGCCAACGCGCTCACGGGCAACCTGTGCCGCTGCACGGGGTATCGCCCCATCATCGAGGCGGCCGAACGCATGTTCGACGCCGACCCGCCGAAGGCGCCCGTCGATACCGCGGCGCTCGCGCGCACGCTCGCTTCCATCGCGCGTACCGAAACGTTCGAGTACGAGCACGCGGGCCAGCGGTTCGACGCGCCGCGCACCGTCGACGCCCTCGCGCAGATCAAGGCCGCGCGCCCCGAGGCGCGCATTCTCGCGGGCAGCACGGACATCGGCCTGTGGGTCACCAAGCAGATGCGCGAGCTGGGCGACGTCGTCTATGTCGGGCAGGTGGGCGAGATGCAGCGCATTGCCGTATCCGACGAATGGATCGCAATCGGCGCGGGCGCGACCGTCGAGAGCGCCTATGCCGAACTCGCGAAGCACTACCCCGAACTCACGGAGATGTGGCAGCGCTTCGCGTCGCTGCCCATTCGCAACGCGGGCACGCTGGGCGGCAACGTGGCGAACGGCTCGCCCATCGGCGACTCGATGCCGGGGCTCATCGCGCTCGGCGCGCGCGTCGTGCTGCGCGGCGGCAGCGTGACGCGCGAGCTGCCGCTCGAAGACCTGTACCTCGCGTATCAGAAGAAGGACATGGCGCCGCACGAGTTCGTGGCCGCGCTGAAGGTGCCCACGCGTACGGGCGCGCGGCGCAATCTTCGGTTTCGCACCTACAAGCTCTCGAAGCGCTTCGACTCGGACATCTCCGCGGTATGCGCCGCGTTCGCCTTCATCGCGGATGGCGACACGATCCGCGAGCCGCGCGTCGCGTTCGGCGGCATGGCGGCCACGCCGAAGCGTGCGGTGCGAGTCGAGCATGTGCTGGCCGACGCGCAGTGGCACGAAGCCACGGCACAGGCCGCGATGCTCGCGCTCGCCGAAGACTACGCGCCGCTCACCGACATGCGCGCCACGAGCGACTACCGGCTGGAAGCCGCGAAGAACACGCTGTACCGCTTCTGGCTCGAAACGCGGCCGCACGATCCGCTGCCGCGAGAAGCGCTCGACGTGCGCGCGGTGACAGCAGAAAGCGCTGCGGGATGA
- the xdhB gene encoding xanthine dehydrogenase molybdopterin binding subunit: MNQQAEPFLKEPVDAAEFAQVHVSRPHESAHLHVSGRATYTDDIPLLAGTLHAALGLAEKAHAKIVSIAFDKVRATPGVVAVFTAEDIPGVNDCGPIVHDDPVLADGVVQYAGQPMFIVVATSHEAARLAARRAEVVYEELPAVLTAQQARAAQQYVVPPMKLARGDSGAKIARAAHHVAGEMTLGGQEQFYLEGQIAYAAPKDDDGMHVWCSTQHPSEMQHLVAHMLGVPSHNVLVECRRMGGGFGGKESQSGLFACCAALAAWKLLCPVKLRPDRDDDMMITGKRHDFHYTYEAGYSDDGLIEGVAVDMTSRCGFSADLSGPVMTRAVCHFDNAYWLPDVSIAGFCGKTNTQSNTAFRGFGGPQGAFAIEYIIDDVARNLGLDPLEVRRRNLYGKTHNNVTPYGQTVEDNVIHELIDELAASSDYRARREAVRAFNARNAVLKKGIALTPVKFGIAFNVTHFNQAGALVHIYTDGSVLVNHGGTEMGQGLNTKVAQVVAHELGVSFARVRVTATDTSKVANTSATAASTGSDLNGKAAQDAAHQLRARLAAFAAERYGAGSVSAADVRFANDTVVAGDAVVPFDEVVAKAYLARVQLWSDGFYATPKLHWDQAKLQGRPFFYYAYGAAVSEVVIDTLTGEMRVLRADALHDVGASLNPAIDVGQVEGAFVQGMGWLTTEELWWKPDGKLMTHAPSTYKIPTVNDMPADFRVQLFKNRNAEESIHRSKAVGEPPLLLPFSVFFAIRDAVAAVSDYKTNPPLNAPATAEEILKAVRAVRGGAVARVASTASTASESAAGTPHEAV; this comes from the coding sequence ATGAACCAGCAAGCCGAACCGTTCCTGAAGGAGCCCGTCGACGCCGCGGAATTCGCGCAGGTCCACGTGTCGCGTCCGCACGAGTCCGCGCACCTGCACGTGAGCGGCCGCGCCACGTACACGGACGACATTCCGCTCCTGGCCGGCACGCTGCACGCGGCGCTCGGGCTGGCGGAGAAGGCGCACGCGAAGATCGTCTCGATTGCGTTCGACAAGGTGCGCGCCACGCCCGGCGTGGTGGCCGTGTTCACCGCCGAAGACATCCCCGGCGTGAACGACTGCGGCCCGATCGTCCACGACGATCCGGTGCTGGCCGACGGCGTCGTGCAGTACGCGGGTCAGCCCATGTTCATCGTGGTCGCCACGTCGCACGAAGCCGCGCGTCTTGCCGCGCGCCGCGCGGAAGTGGTCTACGAGGAGCTGCCTGCCGTGCTCACCGCGCAGCAGGCGCGCGCGGCGCAGCAGTACGTCGTGCCGCCGATGAAGCTTGCGCGCGGGGACTCCGGCGCGAAGATCGCGCGCGCCGCGCACCACGTGGCGGGCGAGATGACGCTGGGCGGTCAGGAGCAGTTCTATCTGGAAGGGCAGATCGCCTACGCCGCGCCGAAAGACGACGACGGCATGCACGTGTGGTGTTCCACGCAGCATCCGAGCGAAATGCAGCACCTCGTCGCGCACATGCTCGGCGTGCCGTCGCACAACGTGCTCGTGGAATGCCGGCGCATGGGCGGCGGCTTCGGCGGCAAGGAATCGCAGTCGGGGCTGTTCGCGTGCTGCGCGGCGCTCGCCGCGTGGAAGCTGCTGTGCCCGGTGAAGCTGCGCCCGGACCGCGACGACGACATGATGATCACGGGCAAGCGCCACGACTTCCACTACACCTACGAAGCGGGCTACAGCGACGACGGTTTGATCGAAGGCGTCGCCGTGGATATGACCTCGCGCTGCGGCTTTTCAGCGGACCTCTCCGGTCCCGTGATGACGCGCGCGGTCTGCCATTTCGACAACGCGTACTGGCTGCCGGACGTTTCCATCGCGGGCTTCTGCGGCAAGACCAACACGCAGTCGAATACGGCGTTCCGCGGCTTCGGCGGACCGCAGGGGGCGTTCGCCATCGAATACATCATCGACGACGTGGCGCGCAATCTCGGCCTCGATCCGCTCGAGGTGCGCCGCCGCAACCTCTACGGCAAGACGCACAACAACGTGACGCCGTACGGGCAGACCGTGGAAGACAACGTCATCCACGAACTGATCGACGAACTCGCGGCGTCGAGCGACTACCGTGCGCGCCGCGAGGCCGTGCGGGCTTTCAACGCGCGCAACGCGGTGTTGAAGAAAGGCATCGCGCTCACGCCCGTGAAGTTCGGCATTGCGTTCAACGTCACGCATTTCAACCAGGCCGGGGCGCTCGTCCACATCTATACGGACGGATCGGTGCTCGTGAACCACGGCGGCACGGAGATGGGCCAGGGGCTCAACACGAAGGTCGCGCAGGTGGTGGCGCACGAACTGGGCGTGAGCTTCGCACGCGTGCGCGTGACGGCGACGGATACGAGCAAGGTGGCGAACACGTCGGCCACCGCGGCGTCCACCGGTTCCGACCTCAACGGCAAGGCCGCGCAGGATGCGGCGCATCAGTTGCGCGCGCGGCTCGCAGCGTTCGCCGCGGAGCGCTACGGCGCAGGCAGCGTGAGCGCTGCGGACGTGCGCTTCGCCAACGACACCGTCGTGGCGGGCGACGCCGTGGTGCCTTTCGACGAAGTGGTGGCGAAGGCTTACCTCGCCCGCGTGCAGCTGTGGTCCGATGGCTTCTACGCCACGCCGAAACTGCATTGGGACCAGGCGAAGCTGCAGGGGCGGCCGTTCTTCTACTACGCGTACGGCGCGGCGGTCTCCGAGGTGGTGATCGACACGCTCACGGGCGAAATGCGCGTGCTGCGCGCCGATGCATTGCACGACGTGGGCGCGTCGTTGAATCCCGCGATCGACGTGGGCCAGGTGGAGGGCGCGTTCGTGCAGGGCATGGGCTGGCTCACCACCGAAGAACTCTGGTGGAAGCCCGACGGCAAGCTCATGACGCACGCGCCGTCCACCTACAAGATTCCCACCGTGAACGACATGCCCGCCGATTTCCGCGTGCAGCTGTTCAAGAACCGCAACGCCGAAGAGAGCATCCACCGCTCGAAGGCCGTGGGCGAGCCGCCGCTGCTACTGCCGTTCTCGGTGTTCTTCGCGATTCGCGACGCGGTGGCGGCCGTGAGCGACTACAAGACGAATCCGCCGCTCAACGCGCCGGCCACGGCCGAGGAAATTCTCAAGGCGGTGCGGGCTGTGCGGGGCGGTGCAGTGGCAAGAGTGGCGAGCACGGCGAGCACGGCAAGCGAAAGCGCTGCAGGCACGCCGCACGAAGCGGTGTAA
- the xdhC gene encoding xanthine dehydrogenase accessory protein XdhC, translated as MHIVLFGAGHVGHALVTLLGHLPCVVQWVDERDECFPDEVPGNVQMEATDTPEAIVDRAPAGAYFIVMTHHHALDFALTERIMKRRDVAWFGLIGSKTKRVKFERRLVARGLDPARLAEIVCPIGVPGIVDKAPASIAVAVCAQLMQVRCMAAATPAAARCVSQ; from the coding sequence ATGCACATCGTGCTGTTCGGCGCGGGCCACGTGGGCCATGCGCTCGTCACGCTGCTCGGCCACTTGCCGTGCGTCGTGCAATGGGTCGACGAGCGCGACGAGTGCTTTCCCGACGAAGTGCCGGGCAACGTTCAGATGGAAGCGACGGATACGCCCGAAGCCATCGTGGACCGCGCTCCGGCGGGCGCGTACTTCATCGTGATGACCCACCACCACGCGCTCGACTTCGCGCTGACCGAACGCATCATGAAGCGCCGCGACGTGGCATGGTTCGGGCTGATCGGCTCGAAGACCAAGCGCGTGAAGTTCGAGCGGCGGCTCGTCGCGCGCGGACTGGACCCGGCGCGGCTCGCGGAGATCGTTTGTCCCATCGGCGTGCCGGGCATCGTGGACAAGGCGCCTGCCTCCATTGCCGTGGCCGTGTGCGCCCAGCTCATGCAGGTGCGGTGCATGGCCGCTGCTACACCGGCCGCCGCGCGTTGCGTGTCGCAGTAA
- a CDS encoding LysR family transcriptional regulator encodes MDPNAASLDIWLVRVLRTLLVERSVTQTALRLNQTQPAISSALRKLREILGDPILVRGKSGMVPTEYGASLLPHAQRVLRDVDFVATPHGDFDPARSRRAFRIAAPDYLNDFFMPTVIARFRDAAPYARLEIHSLSPTLDHEAALDAGELDLVIGNWPKPDARFGRSDLFQDTVVCMMRADHPLARAPLTRDAYLHAAHLAPTHYTGAKASAIEVGLAKAGATRRVVATLPYFGLVPQALLQSDLIFTTTRRFALHYASLLPLAVLDAPIAFPRIKCYQLWHPQPDRPSDLEWLRALMAEVSNSLTATRNARRPV; translated from the coding sequence ATGGACCCGAACGCCGCTTCCCTCGATATCTGGCTCGTGCGCGTGCTGCGCACGCTGCTGGTCGAGCGCAGCGTCACGCAGACCGCGCTGCGGCTCAACCAGACACAGCCCGCCATCAGCTCGGCGCTGCGCAAGCTGCGCGAAATACTCGGCGACCCGATTCTCGTGCGCGGCAAGTCCGGCATGGTGCCCACGGAGTACGGCGCGTCGCTGCTGCCGCACGCGCAGCGCGTGCTGCGCGATGTGGACTTCGTCGCCACACCACACGGCGACTTCGATCCGGCGCGCTCGCGACGCGCGTTTCGCATCGCAGCCCCCGACTATCTGAACGACTTCTTCATGCCCACGGTGATCGCGCGCTTTCGCGACGCGGCGCCGTACGCGCGGCTCGAAATCCATTCGCTGAGTCCCACGCTCGACCACGAGGCCGCGCTCGATGCGGGCGAACTCGATCTCGTGATCGGCAACTGGCCGAAGCCCGACGCGCGCTTCGGGCGCAGCGACCTGTTTCAGGACACGGTGGTGTGCATGATGCGCGCCGATCATCCGCTGGCCCGTGCGCCGCTTACGCGCGACGCGTATCTGCACGCGGCCCATCTCGCGCCCACGCATTACACCGGTGCTAAAGCAAGCGCCATCGAAGTGGGACTCGCGAAGGCGGGCGCCACACGCCGGGTGGTGGCGACGCTGCCCTACTTCGGGCTCGTGCCGCAGGCGCTTCTGCAATCGGATCTGATTTTCACCACGACGCGGCGTTTCGCGTTGCACTACGCGAGCCTGCTGCCGCTCGCGGTGCTCGATGCGCCCATCGCGTTTCCGCGCATCAAGTGCTATCAGCTGTGGCACCCGCAGCCCGACCGGCCGAGCGATCTCGAATGGCTGCGCGCATTGATGGCCGAAGTCTCCAACTCGCTTACTGCGACACGCAACGCGCGGCGGCCGGTGTAG
- a CDS encoding 2-hydroxychromene-2-carboxylate isomerase, protein MNNQDININGVDLRQPLWFYDFVSPFSYLLLEQHDKWPGFDFVFTPVLLPELYRHWNQSSAYEIPAKRIFTYRHALFRAEQLGIPFRMPAAHPFDSIKPMLLAIAAGGDLACVREIFRFIWREGRDPSSEEGFEALCDRVGISHGTSLIEREEVRAQLRRNTSDAIQMGVFGVPTFWLNRQLFWGEDALPMVLYCARTPNWLDSAEVKRISNLPSGLPDGRMRK, encoded by the coding sequence ATGAACAACCAGGACATCAACATCAACGGCGTGGACCTGAGGCAGCCCTTGTGGTTTTACGACTTCGTCTCGCCGTTCTCCTATCTCCTGCTCGAGCAGCACGACAAGTGGCCGGGCTTCGACTTCGTGTTCACGCCGGTCCTGCTCCCGGAGCTTTACCGTCACTGGAATCAGAGCAGCGCCTACGAAATTCCCGCCAAGCGCATCTTCACCTACCGCCACGCGCTCTTTCGCGCGGAGCAGCTCGGCATTCCGTTTCGCATGCCGGCCGCGCATCCGTTCGATTCGATCAAGCCGATGCTGCTCGCCATTGCAGCAGGCGGCGACCTCGCCTGCGTGCGCGAGATCTTCCGCTTCATCTGGCGCGAAGGACGCGACCCGTCGAGCGAGGAAGGCTTCGAGGCGCTTTGCGACCGCGTGGGCATTTCGCACGGCACGTCGCTGATCGAGCGCGAAGAGGTGCGCGCGCAACTGCGCCGCAATACGTCCGACGCCATCCAGATGGGCGTGTTCGGCGTGCCCACGTTCTGGCTCAACAGGCAGCTTTTCTGGGGCGAAGACGCGCTGCCCATGGTGCTCTACTGCGCCCGCACGCCGAACTGGCTCGACTCGGCCGAGGTGAAGCGCATCAGCAACCTGCCCTCGGGACTGCCCGACGGCCGGATGCGCAAGTAG
- a CDS encoding TAXI family TRAP transporter solute-binding subunit, translating to MKLRSGRKRPRLVARFVAISWRDLAVSFGPILLVSAAAIWIAVRLIQPAPPDTLTISAGPVGSSFWTSAQKYKTILARNGIKLNVLASEGSADNLKRLTDPASHVDVAFVQDGIAGNAGSANVPEGASGAASATSAASTTSASSASSASSTTGTAGTNGNNAPEGLNSLGSVAYVPLAIFYHGPTVARLSQFKGERIAIGAEGSGTRQLALALLKANGIEPNGPTKLLPLSGEEAAQALVAGKIDAAFLAGDSAQPPVMGRLYRTPGVQFFDFAQADAYTRRFPYLTRVDIPAGAFDLGKNLPATTVHLLAPTVELVARDSLHPALSDLLIEAAKEVHGKASIMQRAGEFPAPRAQDFPVSDDAARYYKSGKSFLYRTLPFWLASLADRLIVLLVPIIVVLIPGLRLVPSLYAWRVRSRIYRWYGALIAIERGAMNENSTHERRKLLDRLDAIEESVNAMKMPLAYADQFYVLREHIGFVRSRLAHERGMAANDEAEEAGEANEATTSGEAAEADARDTAADADDSDERDDSTRGSNQAQPPSEHDGHKHAGT from the coding sequence ATGAAGTTACGCTCCGGCCGCAAACGTCCTCGCCTCGTCGCCCGCTTCGTGGCCATTTCATGGCGCGATCTGGCGGTGTCGTTCGGACCGATCCTGCTCGTGAGCGCAGCCGCCATCTGGATCGCCGTGCGGCTCATCCAGCCCGCGCCGCCCGATACGCTCACCATCAGCGCCGGCCCCGTAGGCAGCTCGTTCTGGACTTCGGCGCAGAAGTACAAGACGATCCTTGCGCGCAACGGCATCAAGCTCAATGTGCTGGCCTCCGAAGGATCGGCCGACAACCTCAAGCGCCTCACCGACCCCGCGAGCCACGTCGACGTCGCCTTCGTGCAGGACGGCATTGCGGGCAACGCGGGCAGCGCCAATGTTCCCGAGGGCGCAAGCGGCGCCGCCAGTGCCACCAGTGCCGCTAGTACCACGAGCGCGAGCAGCGCCAGCAGTGCCAGCAGCACCACCGGCACCGCCGGCACGAACGGCAACAACGCGCCCGAAGGCCTCAACTCGCTCGGCAGCGTGGCCTACGTGCCGCTCGCCATCTTCTATCACGGGCCTACCGTCGCGCGGCTCTCGCAGTTCAAGGGCGAGCGCATCGCGATTGGCGCCGAAGGCAGCGGCACGCGTCAGCTCGCCTTGGCGCTGCTGAAGGCCAACGGCATCGAACCGAACGGACCGACGAAGCTCCTGCCGCTCTCCGGCGAAGAGGCGGCGCAGGCGCTCGTAGCGGGCAAGATCGACGCCGCGTTCCTTGCCGGCGATTCGGCCCAGCCGCCGGTGATGGGCCGGCTCTACCGCACGCCCGGCGTGCAGTTCTTCGACTTCGCCCAGGCCGACGCCTACACGCGACGCTTCCCGTATCTCACGCGCGTGGACATTCCCGCCGGCGCGTTCGACCTCGGCAAGAACCTGCCCGCCACCACCGTGCATCTGCTCGCGCCTACGGTGGAGCTTGTCGCACGCGATTCGCTGCACCCCGCGCTCTCGGACCTGCTCATCGAAGCGGCGAAGGAAGTGCACGGCAAGGCCAGCATCATGCAGCGCGCGGGCGAGTTCCCGGCCCCGCGTGCGCAGGACTTCCCCGTCAGCGACGACGCCGCGCGCTACTACAAGTCGGGCAAGAGCTTCCTGTACCGCACGCTGCCGTTCTGGCTCGCGAGCCTCGCGGACCGGCTCATCGTGCTGCTCGTGCCGATCATCGTCGTGCTGATTCCGGGACTGCGGCTCGTGCCGTCGCTCTACGCGTGGCGTGTGCGCTCGCGCATCTACCGGTGGTACGGCGCGCTCATCGCCATCGAGCGCGGCGCCATGAACGAGAACTCCACGCACGAGCGCCGCAAGCTGCTCGACCGGCTCGACGCGATCGAGGAATCGGTCAACGCGATGAAGATGCCGCTTGCCTACGCGGACCAGTTCTACGTGCTGCGCGAACATATCGGCTTCGTGCGCTCGCGGCTCGCGCACGAGCGCGGCATGGCGGCGAACGACGAAGCCGAAGAAGCCGGTGAGGCGAATGAAGCGACCACGTCCGGCGAGGCGGCCGAAGCCGACGCCCGGGACACAGCGGCCGATGCCGACGACAGCGACGAACGCGACGACAGCACCCGCGGCAGCAACCAAGCGCAGCCGCCCAGCGAACACGACGGCCACAAACACGCAGGCACGTAG
- a CDS encoding BON domain-containing protein, producing MKSVNFLKSLGVALCMTIACSAYAQSSDAAAGGDASMSAPAAKKATKKADRKLGYAVRKALSKSQGVDVSNITVRSRGGAITLTGSVPDESQIAKAEEVAKSVPGVTSVTNKLTKVQQ from the coding sequence ATGAAATCGGTCAATTTTCTGAAGTCGCTGGGCGTCGCGCTGTGCATGACGATTGCGTGCAGCGCGTACGCGCAGTCGAGCGATGCGGCGGCGGGCGGTGACGCGTCCATGTCGGCCCCGGCTGCCAAGAAGGCGACGAAGAAGGCGGACCGCAAGCTCGGCTATGCGGTGCGCAAGGCGCTTTCGAAGTCGCAGGGCGTCGACGTGTCGAACATCACGGTGCGCTCGCGCGGCGGTGCGATCACGCTGACGGGCTCGGTGCCTGACGAAAGCCAGATCGCAAAGGCCGAAGAAGTCGCGAAGTCGGTGCCGGGCGTGACGTCGGTCACCAACAAGCTGACGAAGGTTCAGCAGTAA